Genomic window (Nitrospirota bacterium):
TGAAAATTGCGTAAAATGATATTCTATCTATAAGCACAAAATGGATGAGTACAAGTTCACAGAATATTTTGAAAAAGAAGTTTTAAGGAAACGGCAATATCTCAAAAAAGAATGGTGCATTCAAATAATTAAGAACCCGCTCAAGGTTGAGCCGCAGGAACATAACCGTTTCAGGTTTTGGGGCATAGTTGAGGAACTCGATGGCCGTGTGCTGCGAGTAGTTACATTGGAGGATAAAAGAACAATTCACAATGCATTTCCTGATAGGGGGTATAAGCCATGAAACTTAATTATTATCCTGAGACCGACTCTCTTTATATCGACCTCTCCGAGAAAACAAGCGTCGAGAGCAAAGAGATTTCTGCAGGTATTGTCCTTGATTATGACGCCGAAGGCAATTTAGTGGGCATTGACATAGACAACGCCAGCGGAAAAGTCCAACTCAAAGAATTGATTCTTAACAGGCTCCCATCCGATATTCATACAGTTGCGGCATAACGAATCGTTCCATTGGATATGGTAAACTACACAGCAACTCTTAACTTTTCATTTTACACAGGGGGGCGTCTTGAAAATAGCATATTTTGACTGTTCTTCCGGAATAAGCGGG
Coding sequences:
- a CDS encoding DUF2283 domain-containing protein, with amino-acid sequence MKLNYYPETDSLYIDLSEKTSVESKEISAGIVLDYDAEGNLVGIDIDNASGKVQLKELILNRLPSDIHTVAA